The following proteins are co-located in the Pomacea canaliculata isolate SZHN2017 linkage group LG10, ASM307304v1, whole genome shotgun sequence genome:
- the LOC112574184 gene encoding uncharacterized protein LOC112574184, which produces MLHWEDVLKKLLRRGKVYAAAVLDHDGRPLLTMPELVIKPEEGEGLVRAVTCNYRFAFKLLFNGTLFTCFHKDKNIIVGLADETVLVGKEVNGAFIVGLALSDSPGSCIFEVTEVAKTVRKRVFKAAAHVASATAPAPGMNSKAHD; this is translated from the coding sequence ATGCTTCATTGGGAGGACGTGCTGAAGAAGCTTCTACGCCGTGGGAAGGTGTATGCCGCGGCCGTGCTGGACCACGATGGGCGACCCCTCCTCACCATGCCCGAACTGGTCATCAAGCCCGAAGAGGGTGAAGGCCTCGTTAGAGCAGTCACCTGCAACTACCGCTTCGCCTTCAAGCTTCTCTTCAACGGCACCCTCTTCACGTGCTTCCACAAGGACAAGAACATCATCGTGGGCCTCGCCGATGAGACGGTGTTGGTGGGGAAAGAGGTGAACGGTGCCTTCATCGTCGGTCTGGCCCTGTCCGACTCTCCTGGGTCATGCATCTTTGAGGTCACAGAGGTCGCAAAGACTGTACGGAAGAGGGTGTTCAAGGCAGCTGCCCACGTGGCTTCTGCCACAGCGCCGGCCCCCGGGATGAACTCGAAGGCGCATGACTGA
- the LOC112574157 gene encoding glucosidase 2 subunit beta-like isoform X1, with protein MFLTILCSAFLLFFTEAVERPRGVPLSKASFYQVDQEFKCLTTGQVIPFEYINDNYCDCTDGTDEPGTSACANGFFYCENKGFRGEYITSSRVNDGICDCCDGSDEYGTEEFQENIKCINTCNELGRKEREEREAFQQLQEQGYKIKQEYIQQGKRTKDEKRARLSELEKEQVKLVAAKDELQAKKEQVEAPEKEAKDRHEKAWEEFKAKKQAEKDRLAGIKAFAELDVNSDSAVDIVEMRRHSEFDIDSDGTVSEEEAREYLSDSEKVDLDTFLDRIWSTIKDIYKPPPEAADADMEAKGERESEDLSGSTASPPESPDDIPAPPSPKPVVPPPGPDSPADGFHGDEEMDDEYDDDEEDNDRDFYEEEDEKDKPKTEEELKMPPYDEETQNLIAAADAARNEYNEAENKVRDAENEINGLKKYLEVDYGPDEEFSSLRGQCFEYTDREYTYKLCPFDKAVQKPKSGGSETSLGKWGHWYGPEEDKYVAMKYENGQNCWNGPNRSCHVNLHCGTENKLTGASEPSRCEYQFEFTTPARCQSPDSASPGSHEHTEL; from the exons ATGTTTCTCACGATTCTttgttctgcttttttattgttctttacaGAAGCAGTTGAAAGACCGAGAGGTGTTCCGCTTTCAA AGGCATCATTTTATCAAGTTGACCAAGAGTTTAAATGCTTGACAACTGGACAAGTAATTCCATTTGAATACATCAATGACAATTACTGTGACTGTACTGATGGTACAGATGAACCAG GAACATCAGCATGTGCAAATGGGTTCTTCTATTGTGAAAATAAGGGATTTCGTGGAGAATACATAACGTCTTCAAGAGTAAATGATGGAATATGTG ACTGCTGTGATGGCTCAGATGAGTATGGCACTGAAGAGTTTCAGGAAAATATAAAGTGTATAAACACCTGCAA TGAGCTTGGGCGAAAAGAAAGGGAGGAGCGGGAAGCATTCCAGCAACTGCAGGAACAAGGATATAAGATAAAGCAAGAGTATATACAGCAAGGCAAGCgtacaaaagatgaaaagcGG GCACGTCTCTCAGAACTAGAAAAGGAGCAAGTTAAGCTTGTGGCTGCAAAAGATGAATTGCAAG CCAAGAAAGAACAAGTCGAAGCTCCAGAAAAGGAGGCTAAAGACAGACATGAAAAAGCATGGGAAG AATTTAAAGCTAAGAAACAAGCTGAAAAGGATCGATTAGCAGGAATCAAGGCCTTTGCTGAACTTGATGTGAACAGTGACTCAGC AGTGGATATTGTGGAAATGAGAAGGCATTCTGAGTTTGACATTGATTCTGATGGAACTGTTAGTGAAGAAGAAGCAAGG GAATACCTCAGTGACAGCGAAAAGGTTGATTTAGATACATTCCTTGATCGAATATGGTCGACCATAAAAGATATTTACAAGCCACCTCCTGAAGCTGCAGATGCAGATATGGAAGCAAAAGGGGAAAGAGAATCTGAAGATCTTAGTGGGTCCACAGCTTCACCCCCAGAAAGT CCAGATGACATTCCAGCTCCACCATCCCCAAAACCTGTTGTTCCCCCACCTGGCCCTGATAGTCCCGCTGATGGTTTTCATGGTGATGAAGAAATGGATGAtgagtatgatgatgatgaagaagacaatGACAGAGACTTTTatgaagaggaagatgag AAGGATAAaccaaagacagaagaagagctGAAAATGCCTCCATATGATGAAGAAACACAAAACCTTATAGCAG ctgctgatgctgctcGTAATGAGTATAATGAAGCTGAGAACAAAGTACGAGatgcagaaaatgaaatcaA TGGTCTCAAAAAGTACCTTGAAGTGGACTATGGGCCAGATGAAGAGTTCAGTTCTTTGCGGGGCCAATGTTTCGAGTACACTGACAGAGAGTATACTTATAAGTTGTGTCCCTTTGACAAAGCTGTCCAGAAACCCAAGTCGGGTGGATCAGAAACCAGTTTAGG TAAATGGGGGCACTGGTATGGCCCTGAGGAAGACAAGTATGTTgcaatgaaatatgaaaatggACAAAACTGCTGGAATGGTCCAAATCGTTCATGCCAT GTTAATCTCCATTGTgggacagaaaacaaactgacaggaGCAAGTGAACCCAGCCGGTGTGAATACCAGTTTGAGTTCACCACACCTGCTCGCTGCCAGTCACCAGACTCTGCATCCCCAGGCAGTCATGAGCACACAGAACTGTAG
- the LOC112574157 gene encoding glucosidase 2 subunit beta-like isoform X2 has product MFLTILCSAFLLFFTEAVERPRGVPLSKASFYQVDQEFKCLTTGQVIPFEYINDNYCDCTDGTDEPGTSACANGFFYCENKGFRGEYITSSRVNDGICDCCDGSDEYGTEEFQENIKCINTCNELGRKEREEREAFQQLQEQGYKIKQEYIQQGKRTKDEKRARLSELEKEQVKLVAAKDELQAKKEQVEAPEKEAKDRHEKAWEEFKAKKQAEKDRLAGIKAFAELDVNSDSAVDIVEMRRHSEFDIDSDGTVSEEEAREYLSDSEKVDLDTFLDRIWSTIKDIYKPPPEAADADMEAKGERESEDLSGSTASPPESKDKPKTEEELKMPPYDEETQNLIAAADAARNEYNEAENKVRDAENEINGLKKYLEVDYGPDEEFSSLRGQCFEYTDREYTYKLCPFDKAVQKPKSGGSETSLGKWGHWYGPEEDKYVAMKYENGQNCWNGPNRSCHVNLHCGTENKLTGASEPSRCEYQFEFTTPARCQSPDSASPGSHEHTEL; this is encoded by the exons ATGTTTCTCACGATTCTttgttctgcttttttattgttctttacaGAAGCAGTTGAAAGACCGAGAGGTGTTCCGCTTTCAA AGGCATCATTTTATCAAGTTGACCAAGAGTTTAAATGCTTGACAACTGGACAAGTAATTCCATTTGAATACATCAATGACAATTACTGTGACTGTACTGATGGTACAGATGAACCAG GAACATCAGCATGTGCAAATGGGTTCTTCTATTGTGAAAATAAGGGATTTCGTGGAGAATACATAACGTCTTCAAGAGTAAATGATGGAATATGTG ACTGCTGTGATGGCTCAGATGAGTATGGCACTGAAGAGTTTCAGGAAAATATAAAGTGTATAAACACCTGCAA TGAGCTTGGGCGAAAAGAAAGGGAGGAGCGGGAAGCATTCCAGCAACTGCAGGAACAAGGATATAAGATAAAGCAAGAGTATATACAGCAAGGCAAGCgtacaaaagatgaaaagcGG GCACGTCTCTCAGAACTAGAAAAGGAGCAAGTTAAGCTTGTGGCTGCAAAAGATGAATTGCAAG CCAAGAAAGAACAAGTCGAAGCTCCAGAAAAGGAGGCTAAAGACAGACATGAAAAAGCATGGGAAG AATTTAAAGCTAAGAAACAAGCTGAAAAGGATCGATTAGCAGGAATCAAGGCCTTTGCTGAACTTGATGTGAACAGTGACTCAGC AGTGGATATTGTGGAAATGAGAAGGCATTCTGAGTTTGACATTGATTCTGATGGAACTGTTAGTGAAGAAGAAGCAAGG GAATACCTCAGTGACAGCGAAAAGGTTGATTTAGATACATTCCTTGATCGAATATGGTCGACCATAAAAGATATTTACAAGCCACCTCCTGAAGCTGCAGATGCAGATATGGAAGCAAAAGGGGAAAGAGAATCTGAAGATCTTAGTGGGTCCACAGCTTCACCCCCAGAAAGT AAGGATAAaccaaagacagaagaagagctGAAAATGCCTCCATATGATGAAGAAACACAAAACCTTATAGCAG ctgctgatgctgctcGTAATGAGTATAATGAAGCTGAGAACAAAGTACGAGatgcagaaaatgaaatcaA TGGTCTCAAAAAGTACCTTGAAGTGGACTATGGGCCAGATGAAGAGTTCAGTTCTTTGCGGGGCCAATGTTTCGAGTACACTGACAGAGAGTATACTTATAAGTTGTGTCCCTTTGACAAAGCTGTCCAGAAACCCAAGTCGGGTGGATCAGAAACCAGTTTAGG TAAATGGGGGCACTGGTATGGCCCTGAGGAAGACAAGTATGTTgcaatgaaatatgaaaatggACAAAACTGCTGGAATGGTCCAAATCGTTCATGCCAT GTTAATCTCCATTGTgggacagaaaacaaactgacaggaGCAAGTGAACCCAGCCGGTGTGAATACCAGTTTGAGTTCACCACACCTGCTCGCTGCCAGTCACCAGACTCTGCATCCCCAGGCAGTCATGAGCACACAGAACTGTAG